From the genome of uncultured Bacteroides sp.:
ACTCTGTCTATTTCAGTGGGAGTGATTTGTATCAAATTATACTTCTCCATTTTGGTGAAAAAACGTCGCGCCTTATGTCTTTTCCAATGGAATAGTTCACCCCATTTTTTGAACGATATCAGCGATTCACCTCTGCTGCAATTAATCTTACAACCGCGAATTGTCAAAGAACTATCCATGTAATTAACTTTGGTAAGTACCATTAAAAAGGCTTCCAGGTAACTAAGCTCGGTCTCTTTCTGGTTCAGCGATTCTGTAAGTAAGGCTTTAGGGATTAAAATATATCCCTTAATCAATGCATCAAATGGTAGAGCCTCGTTTTTGTTTATCATTAAATTGGTTATTAAGTTGGTAAATAATATCACTTGTTTTTAACGATGGCAAAAGTACTTTATCGGCATATACACTCCAAAAAAACGTGTGAAATGGTGTGTAAATGTGTGTAAATAGTGAGAATTGTGTGATGTGATGTTTTTAGGTGTAAAAGCCCAATAAAGCAAAGAATATAATTGAATTTGTGCAATTAAAAAACGGGACAAAAAAGGGCCCTGCTTTTTTCTTTGTAACTGTTTGGTTATGAATAAATTGTAGTGTAAGTAAAATTTATCAGGGGCATGGAGGTGTTACAGAATAAATAATATTAAATATTAGTTTATATTAAAATATAAACCGGTTAATTATTCTTTTTTCGAATAAAATAACCGGTTTAGCATTATTGATAAAAGCGAACAATATGAATGGTTTTAAAGATCTCGTGAGTGTTTTCGTTTAAAAGATTCCGGTGAACCTAAGAACTTTATAATTATCCTGGTTTGTTCAGGAGCTAGTTCTATGTTTTTTTCATCATAATCTGCTTCCAGCAATTCTTTATATAAACTTTTTGACTCCTTGATTCTCTTTCTTAGTTTTCGGGATGCAACATCTGGTCTGGACCCCGGGAAATAAGAGACTGCAAGTTCTGACAATTTAATAAAACCGGAGCGATTTTTTAGAAAATCTTCTTCTGTGTTATTCATTCTTTTTTAATTTAATTTTGTTGATTAGTAATTATTTAATTCGTTCTTTTTAAGTTAAATTTTAAACGGGGCGCAAATATAAATAAATAAACTAAATATAAAAAATGTGTATAAACATTGAAACTATAAATATGTTGAATATATACTATAAATATACGAATATTTTCTTTAATTAATGCGGTAGATTTATCTCATTATTTCGAGACTATTTTAATTTTCAGGAAGTTACGGCGAGGAAAATTTTCCTCATGGAATTATTTTATTCGCCAATAATTTTTTTTCATTGGCGAAAGATTTTTTTTTATTGGGGTTTGGTTGGGGAGGAGTAGGGAATGGATTTCTATAACTAATTAATGTCTCTTTTCCTTTGTTACTAGAGTAAAAAACATTACTTTTATACTCAAATTATAGCATATTACATAAACTCACAAAATAAAAAGAAAGATATAAAACATGGCTGAAACAAATAACGCCGAGATTGGTTTTGAGAAGGAGATATGGAAAGCTGCTGACCTGTTGAGAGGTAATCTGGATGCTTCCGAATATAAATCTGTAGTGTTGGGATTAATATTTCTGAAATATATATCCGATAAGTTTGAAGACAAGTATAATGAGCTGTTAGCCGAAGGCGAAGGTTTTGAAGAAGATATTGACGAATATACGGCGGCAAACGTATTCTTTGTACCACAAAATGCTCGTTGGGCTGCAATAGCCAGTTATGCATACGAGCCCGAAATTGGTACAATTATTGACGATGCAATGCGTGCCATTGAGAAAGAGAATAAACGGTTAAAAGGTATTCTGCCTAAGAACTTTTCTCGCCCCGAACTGGACAAACGCAGACTGGGTGATGTAGTAGATCTCTTCACAAATATCCAGATGATTGAACATGGTAGCAGTAAAGATATTCTGGGACGTGCTTATGAATATTGTTTAGCTAAATTTGCCGAACAGGAAGGAAAGCTGGCTGGAGAGTTTTATACACCAGCTTGTGTGGTAAAAACCTTGGTTGAAGTGCTGAAGCCTTTTAAAGGACGAGTGTACGACCCTTGTTGTGGTTCCGGTGGTATGTTTGTGCAATCTGCAAAATTTATAGAAAATCATAGCGGAAATATCAATAACATCTCTGTCTACGGACAAGATTCCAATCCTACTACCTGGAAGCTGGCAATGATGAATCTTGCTATTCGTGGTATAGAAGCCGATCTGGGTAGCTATAACGCCGATACTTTCTTCAATGATTGTCATCCTACACTCAAGGCAGACTATATCATGGCAAATCCACCTTTCAATCTTTCAGACTGGGGTGCAGATAAGTTGCAGGATGATGTACGTTGGAAATACGGTATCCCTCCAGCCGGTAATGCCAACTTTGCCTGGTTGCAACACATGATTCACCACTTGGCCCCACATGGAAAAATTGGTATGGTATTGGCCAACGGTTCCCTCTCTTCTCAGAGTGGAGGTGAAGGAGATATTCGTCGTAGAATAGTGGAAGCCGATTTAGTAGAAGGCATTATTGCTATGCCTCCGCAGCTGTTCTATACAACACAAATACCTGTTTCCATTTGGTTTATTTCCAAAGAGAAAGCGCAGAAAAACAAGACTCTGTTTATTGATGCACGAAACATGGGTACAATGGTTACCCGTAAGCTCCGTGACCTGACCGATGAAGATATAGCAAAGATTGCCGATACCTTTACTGCTTTCGATGCAGGTACCTGCGAAGACGAGAAAGGCTTTTGTGCAGTGGTAACAACTGAAGATATTGCCAAACAAGATTTTATCCTCACTCCCGGACGCTATGTAGGTATTGCCGAACAGGAAGAAGATAGTGAACCTTTCGAGGAAAAGATGGAGCGATTGACCGGAGAACTTTCTGAGTTGTTTAAGAAATCGCATGAGTTGGAAGAGGAAATTAAGAAGCAGTTGAAAGGAATTGGGTATGAGTTGTAAGGAATGGAAAGTATGGAAATTGGGCGATGTATTTCAATTTAATCCCAAAGAAAGTAGGGATGGATAGACTTCAATCCTTTACCAAAGAGATATGCGGTTTTGATTTAACTCCTTTTTCAGGAGGAAGTAAGTTTAGGAATGGTGATACATTGTTGGCAAGGATAACTCCATGCCTTGAAAATGGTAAAACAGCTAAAGTCTCAGTTTTAAATGATGGAGAAATCGGGTTTGGATCTACAGAATTCATTGTATTAAGGGGAATAAAGAATGTTACTGACAATGATTTTGTATATTATTATGTTTTGAATCCATCTTTTCGAGATATTGCAATTAAATCAATGGTTGGTAGTTCTGGTCGCCAAAGAGTGCAGCAAAGTGTTCTTGAAAATTTAGAAATAAATCTCCCTCCGCTACATGAACAAATAAAAATTGCTACTATTCTTTCTAGTCTTGATGATAAAATTAAACTAAACAACAAGATAAATGATAATTTAGAGAAGCAGGCACAAGCTATCTTTAAGTCGTGGTTTGTTGATTTTGAACCTTTTCAGTATGGGGAATTTGTAAATAGTGAACTGGGGATGATTCCTAAAGGGTGGAGAATTGATAGTATTTATAGATTAATTGATGTAATTTATGGCGCACCATATAAATCTTCTTTTTTTAATATAAAAAAGGATGGGAGGCCTTTAATAAGAATTAGAGATTTAAAAACTAATAATCCTCAATTTTATTCACCCGAAATATTGCCTAATACAGAATATGTAAAATCTGGGGATATTGTTGCTGGAATGGATGCAGAGTTTATTCCGTATATATGGCAAGGTGAAATGGGGTTGTTAAATCAACGGGTATGTAAGTTTCGTGCAAAAGCTGAATTTATCTGTAACTATTTTATTTATTTTATACTTAAACCCCATCTTAATTTCTTGCAATTTCATAAAGTTGGAACAACTGTAAGTCATATGGGAAAATCTGATATTGATCGAATCAAAATAATTATTCCACCTAATAATATTTTGGCACACTTTGCTAAAGTTACTACCCCAATATTTAATGAAAGCTTGAATAGAAGTAAGCAAAATATCAATTTAATTAATCTTCGAGATTCTCTTTTACCCAAATTAATGTCCGGCGAACTTTCTGTCGAAGATATTTAGGTCGCTAAATTATCATTTATAAGTTTATTCACCTCTATTTTTTCATCTAAGGATGAGAGAATAGAGGCTATTTTAATTTGCTCAGTATAATTAATATTATAAACTTTGTAGTTCATTATAGCTTCTTTGTCTCCACGAGGCATTTTTGTTCCTTT
Proteins encoded in this window:
- a CDS encoding DUF4248 domain-containing protein: MNNTEEDFLKNRSGFIKLSELAVSYFPGSRPDVASRKLRKRIKESKSLYKELLEADYDEKNIELAPEQTRIIIKFLGSPESFKRKHSRDL
- a CDS encoding class I SAM-dependent DNA methyltransferase, giving the protein MAETNNAEIGFEKEIWKAADLLRGNLDASEYKSVVLGLIFLKYISDKFEDKYNELLAEGEGFEEDIDEYTAANVFFVPQNARWAAIASYAYEPEIGTIIDDAMRAIEKENKRLKGILPKNFSRPELDKRRLGDVVDLFTNIQMIEHGSSKDILGRAYEYCLAKFAEQEGKLAGEFYTPACVVKTLVEVLKPFKGRVYDPCCGSGGMFVQSAKFIENHSGNINNISVYGQDSNPTTWKLAMMNLAIRGIEADLGSYNADTFFNDCHPTLKADYIMANPPFNLSDWGADKLQDDVRWKYGIPPAGNANFAWLQHMIHHLAPHGKIGMVLANGSLSSQSGGEGDIRRRIVEADLVEGIIAMPPQLFYTTQIPVSIWFISKEKAQKNKTLFIDARNMGTMVTRKLRDLTDEDIAKIADTFTAFDAGTCEDEKGFCAVVTTEDIAKQDFILTPGRYVGIAEQEEDSEPFEEKMERLTGELSELFKKSHELEEEIKKQLKGIGYEL
- a CDS encoding restriction endonuclease subunit S — its product is MDRLQSFTKEICGFDLTPFSGGSKFRNGDTLLARITPCLENGKTAKVSVLNDGEIGFGSTEFIVLRGIKNVTDNDFVYYYVLNPSFRDIAIKSMVGSSGRQRVQQSVLENLEINLPPLHEQIKIATILSSLDDKIKLNNKINDNLEKQAQAIFKSWFVDFEPFQYGEFVNSELGMIPKGWRIDSIYRLIDVIYGAPYKSSFFNIKKDGRPLIRIRDLKTNNPQFYSPEILPNTEYVKSGDIVAGMDAEFIPYIWQGEMGLLNQRVCKFRAKAEFICNYFIYFILKPHLNFLQFHKVGTTVSHMGKSDIDRIKIIIPPNNILAHFAKVTTPIFNESLNRSKQNINLINLRDSLLPKLMSGELSVEDI